In Daucus carota subsp. sativus chromosome 4, DH1 v3.0, whole genome shotgun sequence, one DNA window encodes the following:
- the LOC108216484 gene encoding classical arabinogalactan protein 10 has protein sequence MSSSMLKLLIITALVATSCMAQAPGGAPTVSPTATPTPPPSVAPPTPTPSPTPVPAPAPTPETPSPSPTPSEAPTPSEAPTPSSETPFGAPASGPAPEGPTGDESPSGSFADGWVHRAVIAGTAVTATCLSMALM, from the coding sequence ATGAGCTCCTCAATGTTGAAGCTTCTGATTATAACAGCCCTTGTAGCCACTTCATGCATGGCACAAGCCCCGGGAGGCGCGCCCACAGTGTCACCCACAGCCACCCCCACGCCACCACCATCAGTGGCTCCACCGACTCCCACCCCCTCTCCAACTCCGGTCCCGGCTCCGGCACCAACTCCCGAGACTCCTTCACCTTCTCCGACGCCTTCTGAAGCTCCCACCCCTTCTGAAGCCCCAACTCCTTCTTCAGAGACTCCTTTTGGTGCTCCGGCTAGTGGCCCCGCTCCTGAGGGTCCCACTGGAGATGAGTCCCCAAGCGGTAGCTTCGCCGACGGCTGGGTTCACCGGGCTGTCATTGCCGGAACTGCTGTCACCGCCACGTGTCTTTCCATGGCTTTGATGTGA
- the LOC108218116 gene encoding GLABRA2 expression modulator, whose translation MEHPKGNDENASNKKPEPDHQDVVDSSPRYEDAVESLTEKINDVRSVPNVNNTKTRKSVHWSEDLVMESEIRSPDPREMPSSSSPFVGAKSNPYVDYSPAPSNSAASVIFKNSMVNVKDALGRWRKKVGEASKKAEDLAENTWQHLKTAPSLTDAALARIAQGTKVLAEGGYENIFRQTFETAPDEYYQNSFACYLSTSAGPIMGVLYVTSAKLAFCSDNPLSYKADNKTEWSYYKVVVPLHQLKAVNTSSCRTNTAEKYVQIISVDNHEFWYMGFLNYETAVKSLQNALEFNKF comes from the exons ATGGAACACCCCAAAGGCAATGATGAAAATGCCAGCAATAAGAAACCAGAACCGGATCATCAGGATGTTGTTGATTCGAGTCCGAGATATGAAGACGCTGTGGAATCACTAACGGAGAAAATAAATGACGTTAGATCAGTACCGAATGTTAATAATACTAAAACGAGGAAATCTGTGCATTGGAGTGAAGATTTGGTTATGGAATCGGAAATACGGTCTCCTGATCCTCGAGAAATGCCGTCTTCGTCATCTCCGTTTGTTGGTGCCAAATCGAATCCTTATGTCGATTATTCACCCGCTCCAAGCAATTCTGCGGCCTCTGTAATCTTCAAAA ATTCCATGGTTAATGTTAAAGATGCGTTGGGGAGATGGAGGAAGAAGGTGGGAGAAGCCTCAAAGAAGGCTGAGGATTTAGCTGAGAATACTTGGCAACACT TGAAAACGGCCCCAAGTCTTACTGATGCCGCATTGGCAAGAATTGCACAAGGAACAAAGGTTTTAGCAGAAGGTGGTTATGAGAATATTTTCCGACAAACATTTGAGACTGCCCCTGACGAGTATTATCAGAATTCTTTTGCTTGTTACTTATCCACATCAGCTGGTCCAATTATGGGAGTGTTATATGTTACTAGTGCAAAGCTTGCATTTTGTAGTGATAATCCCCTATCTTATAAAGCCGATAACAAGACTGAATGGAGCTATTACAAG GTGGTGGTTCCGCTACATCAGCTTAAGGCAGTAAATACTTCATCATGCAGAACTAATACTGCAGAGAAGTATGTACAGATTATATCTGTGGATAACCATGAATTCTGGTACATGGGTTTTTTAAACTATGAGACAGCTGTTAAGTCCCTGCAGAATGCCCTGGAGTTCAACAAGTTTTAA